In the genome of Candidatus Neomarinimicrobiota bacterium, one region contains:
- a CDS encoding TonB-dependent receptor, protein MKRRWLVLVILLLAGGSHGLLAQTTGKIAGTVTDEESGEPLPGVNLILEGTSKGAATNADGYYYIINIPPGTYTLRAQMIGYEIVRVTDVRVSVNLTSNISVEMKQTAIEGEEVIVEAEITSKKKSQTSSVRNVSSDQMDALPVENVESVIEMQAGVVDGHFRGGRDTEVTYLIDGIQVDDSFGGTVSAVNIETESVEDLEVITGTFNAEYGRAMSGVVNQVTKSGSNTFHGSVYGGIANYFTAHNDVFLGLNNSDLARNQDLKLHLSGPIIKDKITFFMNYRNQNNKNHLNGIRRFQVDDYSSFLGDSTQWISEHTGDSAYVPMNPSSNTSFTGKVAFNLFQDVRLSYLGIFNDDNWQGYNHQYKYNPDGMASSNSKSAMHAIQMNHMLGSAMFYDLKVSYLNDYYGRYVFKDPTDSGFVHDRYSNNAGPGFFTGGQEKSHEERTLNDYNVKFDLNWQINTNHSLKTGILYTQHSLDQAYSQIRNEYYGTEFEDDLYEPVVMSDSSIYSDHYKVEPTEFSGYIQDKMEFDEMVINLGIRYDYFEPNTVYPSDRRNPANQLDLPDSLMSTYPSADPKTQISPRFGLAYQLAESAILRFSYGHFFQMPPMYSLYQNNSFIVAPTSYQTTMGNAQLHAQKTVMYEIGLWQEIMPGMGFEVALFYRDIYDLLSTKVVTTYNQIKYGLYTNKDYGNVRGVEFKYDFNHRNFSSFINYTLQYTRANADNPTQTFNRAGGSMDPINRLIPMGWDQRHTFNVTASYGTERLGSTLTFYYNSGTAYTFAPIGESRLSRINLYPNNDYQPARYSVDLTGYYTVMQVGMVNLQLTWAVYNLFDTLNPVAVNSETGQAYTAIISESERGSHRSNFNDYEDRIENPSMYAAPRLVKIGLTTRF, encoded by the coding sequence ATGAAAAGACGATGGCTTGTCCTTGTGATACTGTTACTCGCCGGGGGATCGCACGGCCTGCTTGCCCAAACCACAGGCAAGATCGCCGGCACAGTCACCGACGAGGAATCCGGAGAGCCGTTACCCGGGGTCAATTTGATTCTGGAGGGGACTTCCAAAGGCGCGGCGACAAACGCCGATGGATATTACTACATAATTAACATCCCGCCGGGAACGTATACTCTCAGGGCTCAGATGATCGGATACGAAATAGTACGTGTGACGGACGTCCGGGTGTCGGTGAATCTCACATCAAATATTTCTGTGGAAATGAAACAGACAGCTATCGAGGGTGAGGAGGTCATCGTTGAAGCAGAAATAACCTCCAAAAAGAAAAGCCAGACCAGCAGTGTCCGAAATGTGTCTTCCGACCAGATGGATGCGCTTCCGGTTGAAAACGTGGAATCGGTGATTGAGATGCAGGCGGGCGTGGTTGATGGCCACTTTCGGGGCGGCCGCGATACGGAAGTTACATATCTCATCGACGGTATCCAGGTGGATGATTCTTTTGGCGGGACGGTGAGTGCCGTCAATATCGAGACAGAATCTGTAGAAGATCTGGAGGTCATCACCGGGACATTCAATGCGGAGTACGGCCGGGCCATGAGTGGTGTGGTTAACCAGGTAACGAAAAGCGGTTCCAATACATTCCACGGATCGGTTTATGGTGGAATAGCAAATTACTTTACAGCCCATAACGACGTCTTTCTAGGCCTGAATAATTCAGACCTGGCCAGAAATCAGGATCTCAAATTGCACCTGAGCGGGCCGATCATTAAAGATAAAATTACCTTTTTTATGAACTACAGAAATCAAAATAACAAGAATCACCTGAACGGTATCCGAAGGTTCCAGGTGGACGATTACAGCAGTTTTCTCGGGGATTCCACCCAGTGGATTTCAGAGCATACCGGAGACAGTGCATATGTTCCGATGAATCCGAGCAGCAATACGTCCTTTACGGGAAAAGTTGCCTTTAACCTCTTTCAGGATGTGAGACTTTCCTATCTGGGAATCTTCAATGATGATAACTGGCAGGGTTACAATCATCAGTACAAGTACAATCCCGACGGTATGGCCAGTTCCAACAGCAAATCCGCAATGCACGCCATCCAGATGAACCATATGCTGGGCAGTGCAATGTTTTATGACCTGAAAGTCTCGTATCTGAATGACTATTACGGACGATATGTTTTCAAAGATCCCACAGATTCCGGATTTGTACACGACCGATATTCGAACAACGCCGGTCCGGGATTTTTTACCGGGGGGCAAGAAAAATCTCACGAGGAGCGCACCCTGAACGATTACAATGTGAAATTCGATTTGAATTGGCAAATCAATACGAATCACAGCCTGAAGACGGGGATTCTCTATACCCAACATTCTCTTGACCAGGCCTATTCGCAAATCCGAAACGAGTATTACGGCACCGAATTCGAGGACGATCTCTACGAGCCGGTTGTCATGTCGGATTCCTCGATTTATTCGGATCATTATAAAGTGGAGCCGACAGAATTTTCGGGCTACATCCAGGATAAGATGGAGTTCGATGAAATGGTGATTAACCTGGGAATCCGGTACGATTATTTTGAGCCGAACACCGTCTATCCGTCTGACCGGCGGAATCCGGCCAACCAGTTAGACCTGCCGGACAGCCTGATGTCCACTTATCCCTCGGCTGATCCCAAAACCCAGATTAGTCCGCGGTTCGGGTTGGCGTACCAGCTGGCAGAATCGGCCATTCTGCGCTTTAGTTACGGGCATTTCTTCCAGATGCCCCCCATGTATTCGTTGTATCAGAATAACTCGTTTATCGTGGCGCCAACCAGCTATCAGACGACTATGGGGAATGCACAGCTGCATGCCCAGAAGACCGTGATGTACGAGATCGGCCTCTGGCAGGAAATCATGCCTGGTATGGGATTCGAAGTCGCACTCTTTTACCGGGACATCTATGATCTGTTGAGCACCAAGGTCGTTACCACGTACAACCAGATTAAATACGGACTTTACACGAACAAGGATTACGGTAATGTCCGGGGCGTGGAGTTTAAATACGACTTCAACCATCGGAATTTTTCATCCTTCATTAATTATACGCTTCAGTACACCCGGGCCAATGCGGACAACCCGACACAAACCTTTAACCGCGCCGGTGGAAGTATGGACCCGATCAACCGCCTGATTCCCATGGGATGGGATCAGCGGCATACGTTTAATGTCACCGCGTCATATGGGACGGAGAGACTCGGCTCGACTCTGACGTTTTATTATAATTCGGGAACCGCTTATACGTTTGCTCCCATCGGGGAAAGCCGGTTGTCCCGAATTAATCTGTATCCGAACAACGATTATCAGCCCGCACGATACAGCGTCGATCTGACGGGATATTATACTGTTATGCAAGTCGGCATGGTCAATCTGCAGCTGACGTGGGCGGTGTACAATTTATTCGATACTCTGAATCCGGTGGCAGTCAATAGCGAAACCGGACAGGCGTATACCGCGATTATCAGCGAAAGTGAACGGGGAAGCCACCGGAGTAATTTTAACGACTACGAAGACCGGATAGAAAATCCATCCATGTATGCTGCCCCGCGGCTGGTGAAAATTGGATTAACGACCCGGTTCTGA
- a CDS encoding glycoside hydrolase family 3 C-terminal domain-containing protein, with translation MAIAALAFAVALLSFTGCSNNEVIGKDTDDVPTYKNPDASVNDRVEDLLGRMTLAEKVGQMAQPDQDFLESDEDITKYYLGSVLSGGSSDPPSNSPEAWTNMYERYQKMAMKTRLQIPLVYGVDAVHGHSNVIGAVIFPHNIGLGATRNPSLVEEVSKITAREVAGTGITWTFAPCVAVPRDERWGRTYEGYSEDPALVGELGAASVRGLQGDFSETGNIISCTKHYVGDGGTVGGQDQGDTQVSEQELRDVHLVPYRDAIEAGTKTIMASYSSWNGEKLHGHAYLMNDILKGELGFQGFIISDYRAIDQLEGTYKEQIVKSINAGIDMVMIPDRFKEFISLLTESVEEGAISEERIDDAVTRILRVKVESGLFEHPFVDPSLSAEIGSDAHRQVARQAVRESMVLLKNEGDVLPLSKDIGRIHVAGKNADDIGNQCGGWTIDWQGGSGNITVGTTILEGIRQVAGEGTEVTYSRDGDGADGADVGIVVIGETPYAEGEGDTQSLALSSLDGQALNNVRSAGIPMVVVLVSGRPMIIGRELNNWDAFLAAWLPGTEGAGVADVIFGDYNPTGKLSYTWPRTMEQIPINVGDDNINPLFPYGYGLSY, from the coding sequence ATGGCAATTGCAGCACTGGCGTTCGCCGTTGCGTTATTATCGTTCACCGGTTGCAGTAACAACGAGGTTATCGGAAAAGATACGGATGACGTTCCGACCTATAAAAATCCGGACGCTTCCGTCAATGATCGCGTTGAGGATCTGCTTGGTCGCATGACGCTGGCAGAAAAAGTCGGGCAAATGGCACAGCCGGATCAGGATTTCCTGGAATCGGACGAGGACATCACAAAGTACTATTTAGGCAGTGTTTTGAGCGGTGGAAGTTCCGATCCACCGAGCAATTCGCCGGAAGCCTGGACAAATATGTACGAACGCTACCAGAAGATGGCCATGAAAACCCGGCTACAGATCCCGCTGGTGTATGGTGTTGATGCGGTTCACGGACATAGTAATGTCATTGGCGCTGTCATTTTTCCGCATAATATCGGGCTGGGCGCAACCCGAAACCCATCTTTGGTAGAAGAAGTTTCGAAGATAACGGCGAGGGAAGTCGCCGGAACCGGAATCACATGGACGTTTGCTCCGTGTGTGGCTGTCCCCAGGGATGAGCGATGGGGGCGGACGTATGAAGGGTATTCGGAAGATCCGGCTCTCGTGGGCGAACTCGGTGCGGCCTCTGTTCGCGGCCTTCAGGGCGATTTTAGTGAAACCGGGAACATTATCTCCTGCACAAAACATTACGTCGGTGATGGCGGAACCGTTGGCGGGCAAGATCAGGGCGATACACAGGTGTCGGAACAGGAACTTCGTGATGTACATCTCGTGCCGTACCGTGATGCAATCGAAGCCGGTACCAAGACTATTATGGCATCGTACAGCAGCTGGAATGGAGAGAAACTTCACGGTCATGCCTATCTCATGAACGACATCCTGAAGGGCGAACTGGGTTTCCAGGGATTTATTATCTCGGATTACCGGGCGATTGACCAGCTGGAGGGCACCTACAAAGAGCAGATCGTCAAATCGATCAACGCCGGCATAGATATGGTGATGATTCCGGACCGGTTTAAAGAATTTATCAGCCTGCTGACCGAATCAGTCGAAGAAGGGGCAATATCCGAAGAGCGGATTGATGATGCTGTTACCCGGATTCTCCGGGTGAAGGTCGAGTCGGGTCTGTTTGAGCACCCGTTTGTTGATCCCTCGCTTTCGGCGGAGATCGGCTCAGATGCTCACCGGCAGGTCGCTCGCCAGGCGGTACGGGAGTCTATGGTCCTGCTGAAAAATGAGGGAGATGTATTACCGCTTTCCAAAGATATCGGCCGTATTCACGTGGCAGGCAAAAATGCCGACGACATTGGAAATCAGTGCGGCGGATGGACGATTGACTGGCAGGGCGGCAGCGGCAATATCACTGTGGGAACCACCATACTGGAAGGGATCCGCCAGGTGGCTGGTGAAGGAACTGAGGTGACATATTCCAGAGATGGTGATGGCGCGGATGGGGCCGATGTTGGTATCGTGGTCATCGGTGAAACGCCGTATGCGGAGGGCGAAGGTGATACACAATCTCTGGCACTGAGTTCGCTGGACGGACAGGCGCTGAACAATGTTCGAAGTGCTGGTATTCCGATGGTGGTAGTTTTGGTATCCGGCCGGCCGATGATTATCGGGCGGGAACTGAACAATTGGGACGCCTTTCTTGCTGCCTGGCTGCCGGGTACCGAAGGCGCCGGAGTCGCCGATGTGATCTTTGGTGACTATAATCCTACGGGAAAACTCTCGTACACCTGGCCACGGACCATGGAGCAGATCCCGATTAATGTAGGCGATGACAATATTAATCCGCTCTTTCCCTACGGATACGGATTAAGCTATTAA
- a CDS encoding family 16 glycosylhydrolase, with product MAYSSITNLYLSKFIRPFFIILILAVTLEAKPYRGAELRTNEAYTYGRFAVRYQSAPGAGQTSTFFTYHDGGIEWNEIDIEILGRYTDDIQFNAITPGQTNNVNHSYTEDNPHIGFHTYAFEWTPDYVAWYMDGEEVYRQTGDHVQTLNHPQKIMMNIWPPMYPGWVGELDPEILPVFAYYDWVEYASYTPGEGDIGTDNNFTHQWHDDFDSWNQTRWSKATHTWGGNNSDFTPDNVVFKDGYMILCLTDETNTGYQDQSPPTILWARGYGHQVTAKFSEPVDSTSAEIVSNYSISGITVSGVELQADGQTVVLSTSLLDETSDYSLVCFNVKDTPPGDNKLLGANVPIVMSAGMQAPVRINVGGNAQDEFLGDQLWTPEVDYGYEDGSPASLPSTSEISGTDLDAVYRDGRQGLVAYRVRLPGRKYTVRLMFSENQYTDAAWRTFDVYIEGNRVVDDLDLIEASAAKTAFDVITEGVTVRDGVLDIFFSDVHHSKPVLNGIEVLEEETSVNGHSHNLPPAFRIQPAYPNPFNASTTLTYSLGSDGSVSAEVFNLQGQSMGTVLNTPAAPGVHTMRWNATNLGSGIYLIRIQAIVEKKLYSNTQKIVLLK from the coding sequence ATGGCGTACTCCAGTATCACCAATCTGTATCTCAGTAAATTTATAAGGCCCTTTTTCATTATCCTGATTCTTGCCGTCACGCTAGAGGCCAAACCGTACCGTGGTGCAGAATTGCGAACGAATGAGGCATATACATATGGCCGGTTCGCGGTTCGGTACCAATCTGCTCCCGGCGCCGGACAAACCTCGACGTTCTTCACCTATCACGACGGCGGCATCGAATGGAATGAAATTGATATCGAAATCCTCGGGCGATACACAGATGATATTCAGTTTAATGCGATCACTCCAGGACAGACAAATAACGTAAACCATTCCTACACTGAGGATAATCCCCACATTGGGTTCCACACCTATGCCTTTGAGTGGACGCCCGACTATGTGGCCTGGTATATGGATGGCGAAGAGGTTTACCGACAGACCGGTGACCATGTTCAGACTCTGAACCACCCACAGAAGATCATGATGAATATCTGGCCACCCATGTATCCGGGCTGGGTAGGGGAACTGGATCCGGAAATACTGCCGGTATTCGCATATTACGACTGGGTGGAGTATGCCAGTTATACACCGGGAGAAGGCGATATCGGTACTGACAATAATTTTACCCACCAGTGGCACGACGATTTCGATTCCTGGAACCAAACCCGATGGAGTAAAGCCACGCATACCTGGGGTGGAAACAACAGCGATTTTACACCTGACAACGTGGTCTTCAAAGATGGCTACATGATTCTTTGCCTCACGGATGAAACGAATACGGGCTACCAGGATCAAAGTCCTCCAACCATTCTCTGGGCGCGTGGGTACGGTCACCAGGTGACTGCGAAATTTTCGGAGCCGGTGGATTCCACATCGGCTGAGATCGTATCAAATTATTCTATTTCGGGGATCACCGTGTCGGGCGTAGAACTCCAAGCGGACGGGCAAACAGTTGTCTTGTCAACCTCACTTTTGGATGAAACCAGCGACTATAGCTTGGTCTGTTTTAATGTGAAGGATACGCCACCGGGCGATAATAAGTTGCTTGGGGCGAATGTCCCCATTGTGATGAGCGCCGGAATGCAGGCACCGGTCCGAATCAATGTCGGTGGAAATGCACAGGACGAGTTTCTCGGTGATCAGCTCTGGACCCCGGAGGTCGATTATGGGTACGAAGATGGCAGTCCGGCGAGTCTCCCCTCGACATCCGAAATTAGCGGCACCGATCTGGATGCCGTGTATCGGGATGGCCGGCAGGGATTGGTGGCCTACCGAGTTCGGCTTCCCGGAAGGAAGTATACGGTTCGTCTGATGTTTTCGGAGAATCAATACACCGATGCCGCGTGGCGAACGTTTGATGTGTATATCGAAGGAAACCGGGTGGTGGATGACCTTGATTTGATCGAGGCGTCAGCCGCCAAAACGGCATTCGACGTTATCACGGAAGGCGTGACCGTGCGTGATGGGGTGCTGGATATTTTCTTCTCGGATGTTCACCATTCCAAACCTGTGTTGAACGGGATAGAGGTTTTGGAGGAAGAAACATCGGTGAATGGACACTCCCACAACCTCCCGCCAGCGTTTCGGATACAACCGGCGTACCCCAATCCGTTCAATGCGTCAACGACTTTAACCTATTCCCTGGGCTCTGACGGATCCGTGAGTGCTGAAGTGTTTAATCTGCAGGGACAGTCAATGGGAACGGTACTCAATACCCCGGCGGCTCCAGGTGTCCACACTATGCGCTGGAACGCGACGAATCTCGGCAGTGGTATTTACCTGATCCGGATACAGGCAATCGTCGAAAAAAAATTATACTCGAACACTCAAAAGATCGTATTGCTCAAATAG
- a CDS encoding PorV/PorQ family protein, with translation MLMVTLVCGFLAEYSLAQKPYRVGTTTANFLEIGIGSAGNAMGEAYVSMANDLSSIYWNPAGLAFMRQNEAQFMYQPWFVDISTQFVGAAVVVPRVGTIAASVFYMDYGEMDVTTLEYQDGTGETFTASDFNVSLAYSRKLADWFAFGATGKFISSQIWHLSASAMAMDLGVIINTHFLSPTGARGEGMRIGMSISNYGSRMQYDGIDLITPIDIRPDENGNYADVPGQYRLQGWELPLIFRLGTSYDLIRTSNNRVSLSVDALHPNNNSESINVGAQYELNIPATGRFYIRGGYKSLFMVDSNYGMTFGAGMELDFMGNTGLKLDYAYKAMNLFNAPQSFTVGVVF, from the coding sequence ATGCTGATGGTAACACTGGTGTGTGGATTCTTGGCAGAGTATTCTCTGGCCCAAAAGCCGTATCGTGTTGGAACAACCACGGCAAATTTCCTGGAGATTGGGATCGGATCGGCCGGCAATGCCATGGGCGAAGCCTATGTCAGCATGGCCAACGATCTCTCGTCAATCTATTGGAATCCTGCGGGCCTGGCCTTTATGCGGCAAAATGAGGCACAGTTCATGTATCAGCCCTGGTTTGTAGATATCAGCACGCAATTTGTGGGAGCAGCGGTGGTAGTGCCACGGGTCGGGACGATTGCGGCCTCCGTGTTTTACATGGATTATGGAGAAATGGATGTGACAACCCTGGAATACCAGGATGGCACGGGAGAAACGTTCACAGCGAGCGATTTTAACGTGAGTCTGGCCTATTCCCGGAAGTTGGCTGACTGGTTTGCGTTCGGCGCTACCGGAAAATTCATTTCCTCCCAGATTTGGCACCTGAGCGCCAGCGCGATGGCTATGGATTTGGGTGTGATCATCAATACCCACTTTTTATCGCCGACCGGAGCACGGGGCGAGGGAATGCGGATCGGTATGAGTATCTCCAACTACGGAAGCCGGATGCAGTATGATGGCATTGATTTGATTACGCCCATTGATATCCGTCCGGACGAAAACGGGAACTACGCCGATGTACCGGGCCAGTATCGGTTGCAGGGCTGGGAACTCCCGCTGATCTTCCGGCTGGGAACTTCCTATGACCTAATTCGGACCTCGAATAACCGGGTTAGCCTCTCCGTGGATGCGCTGCATCCGAATAACAATTCCGAATCCATTAACGTCGGTGCACAATACGAATTGAATATCCCGGCTACCGGACGCTTTTACATCCGTGGCGGATACAAATCGCTGTTTATGGTGGATTCCAACTACGGGATGACCTTTGGCGCGGGTATGGAACTGGACTTTATGGGCAATACCGGTTTAAAACTGGACTATGCTTATAAAGCAATGAACCTGTTTAATGCGCCGCAAAGCTTTACTGTGGGAGTCGTATTTTAA